From Paenibacillus physcomitrellae, the proteins below share one genomic window:
- the gntK gene encoding gluconokinase — protein MKQDETVLGLDIGTTSLKAVLFGPNGTQIAKHSSEYPLYQPQPDWAEQDPEEIMQALVDAVRHVLLKSKAEIKNIKAIGFSAAMHSLIALDAEGQPLTRALIWTDNRSTGQAERLKNNGGHEIYLRTGTPIHPMSPLCKLLWMKEEDTDTFKKATMFVGIKEYLLFRLFGTYVMDYSLASATGMFELTKLDWDEGALELLGLERSRLPQPVPTTHTLQGMNQTLAGHMGLDPQTPVIIGASDGVLANLGVGAMGEGEVAVTIGTSGAVRMMTDKPLTDPQQRTFCYALTDKHWVVGGPTNNGGIMLRWLRDQFGSPEVEVAKRLNIDPYDLMIQYAEKVPAGAEGLLFMPFLTGERAPIWNPDARGLFFGISLRHQREHFIRAVLEGVIFSIFSIGVALRDLAGPATKIIASGGFARSAVWRQILSDVMGKELLVPEVEEASALGAAAIALYGIKDLRALEEVKDWVRISETHKPNLQNSEIYLQLFDMYERLYSKLKSEFQIMADFQRTGYFESKQEPNS, from the coding sequence ATGAAGCAGGATGAAACGGTACTCGGTCTGGATATTGGCACAACAAGCCTTAAAGCGGTATTGTTCGGGCCAAATGGAACACAGATTGCCAAACATAGCTCGGAATACCCGCTGTATCAGCCGCAGCCAGACTGGGCAGAACAGGACCCGGAGGAGATTATGCAGGCGCTTGTGGATGCGGTTCGTCATGTGCTGCTTAAGAGCAAAGCCGAAATAAAGAATATAAAAGCGATCGGGTTCAGCGCAGCCATGCATTCGCTCATTGCCCTGGACGCGGAAGGGCAGCCGCTTACTCGTGCGTTGATTTGGACAGATAACCGGAGCACCGGCCAGGCCGAACGGTTGAAGAACAACGGCGGACACGAGATCTATTTGCGTACGGGTACACCGATTCATCCGATGTCGCCTTTATGCAAGCTGCTGTGGATGAAAGAAGAGGATACGGACACTTTCAAGAAAGCCACCATGTTCGTTGGGATCAAGGAATATCTGTTGTTCCGGTTATTTGGTACATATGTAATGGATTATTCGCTCGCTTCGGCTACGGGAATGTTTGAATTAACCAAACTTGATTGGGATGAAGGAGCGCTGGAGCTGCTTGGATTGGAGCGTTCACGGTTGCCGCAGCCGGTTCCGACCACCCATACGCTTCAGGGGATGAACCAGACGCTGGCTGGTCATATGGGACTTGACCCGCAAACGCCGGTAATCATAGGGGCCAGTGACGGCGTCTTGGCCAATCTCGGGGTAGGGGCAATGGGAGAAGGTGAAGTAGCGGTCACCATCGGGACGAGCGGAGCAGTCCGAATGATGACGGATAAGCCGCTGACAGATCCGCAGCAGAGGACTTTTTGTTATGCTTTGACTGACAAGCATTGGGTAGTAGGAGGTCCGACGAATAACGGCGGGATCATGCTAAGATGGCTTCGCGACCAGTTCGGTTCGCCTGAAGTTGAGGTAGCCAAACGGCTGAATATCGATCCGTACGATCTGATGATTCAATATGCGGAGAAAGTGCCGGCAGGAGCGGAAGGACTTTTGTTTATGCCATTTTTGACCGGTGAGAGAGCGCCGATTTGGAATCCGGATGCCAGAGGATTATTTTTCGGGATTAGCCTGCGGCATCAGCGGGAGCATTTTATCCGGGCTGTGCTGGAAGGCGTTATTTTCAGCATCTTCTCGATTGGTGTTGCCCTGCGTGATCTGGCGGGCCCCGCTACTAAAATCATAGCTTCCGGAGGTTTCGCCCGCTCTGCCGTTTGGCGCCAGATCCTGTCCGATGTGATGGGCAAGGAACTGCTGGTCCCGGAAGTGGAGGAAGCTTCGGCGCTTGGTGCAGCAGCGATTGCTTTATACGGCATTAAGGATCTGCGGGCTCTGGAGGAGGTTAAGGATTGGGTGCGTATATCAGAAACCCATAAACCGAATCTTCAGAACAGCGAAATTTATCTGCAGCTCTTTGATATGTATGAACGGTTATACAGCAAGCTGAAATCGGAATTTCAGATCATGGCCGACTTTCAGCGAACCGGTTATTTTGAATCCAAACAAGAGCCGAATTCCTGA
- a CDS encoding FUSC family protein, with protein sequence MNFGARMFKTGLAVTLALYASVWLQMGSPVIAAVAAIFAMQPSIYRSWRYLIDQLQTNTLGAILAMLAGMVFSSEPFAIGIVCILVIMICLKFKMGDTIGLTLVTVVAVMEASGQWDFAVTRFVLSLIGIVSAFLINVFVFPPKPRVQFVAEVRRTFDRLSLLMRTAVSDEMKENIFRDEQRALENDISSINDKYKLMEEDQKKLKKPKFGASRQLVVYKQMVNTLRKGYEVIEATQEHYFQAGRPSELDLRFDEQIEKLIKFHEHIMLKFDHKLKPGSVDSDYIQQENDMFLKELLRRYKEEEEGYLRLTIVTAAIYDYGHQLERLNRLAGHSPEHAEA encoded by the coding sequence TTGAACTTTGGCGCCAGAATGTTTAAAACAGGATTAGCGGTAACGCTGGCATTATATGCATCGGTTTGGCTGCAAATGGGTTCGCCGGTCATTGCGGCGGTTGCCGCTATTTTTGCCATGCAGCCCTCGATCTATCGTTCGTGGAGATACCTGATCGACCAGCTGCAGACCAATACGCTCGGGGCGATTCTTGCCATGCTGGCCGGTATGGTTTTCTCGTCGGAACCGTTTGCGATTGGTATTGTATGTATTCTAGTCATTATGATTTGTCTTAAATTCAAGATGGGGGATACGATTGGACTGACACTGGTAACGGTGGTAGCGGTAATGGAGGCTTCCGGACAATGGGATTTTGCCGTGACGCGTTTTGTTCTCAGTTTGATTGGCATTGTCTCGGCCTTCTTGATTAATGTGTTTGTGTTTCCGCCGAAGCCAAGGGTTCAATTTGTAGCCGAGGTTCGCAGAACCTTCGACCGTCTCTCTCTGCTTATGCGCACAGCTGTCTCGGATGAGATGAAGGAAAATATTTTTAGGGACGAACAGCGAGCCCTGGAAAACGATATTTCCTCCATTAACGATAAATACAAGCTGATGGAGGAAGATCAGAAGAAGCTGAAGAAGCCGAAGTTTGGTGCAAGCCGCCAGCTGGTCGTTTACAAACAAATGGTAAATACGCTTCGGAAGGGATATGAAGTTATAGAGGCGACCCAGGAGCATTATTTCCAGGCCGGCCGTCCTTCTGAACTGGATCTGCGGTTTGATGAACAAATAGAGAAGCTGATTAAATTCCACGAGCACATCATGCTTAAATTTGATCACAAGTTAAAGCCGGGATCGGTGGATTCGGATTATATCCAGCAAGAGAACGATATGTTCCTGAAAGAGCTGTTAAGGCGATACAAAGAAGAGGAAGAAGGCTACTTGCGGCTGACTATCGTAACTGCGGCTATCTATGATTACGGACATCAGCTGGAACGACTGAACCGGCTGGCGGGACATTCTCCCGAGCATGCTGAAGCCTAA
- the helD gene encoding RNA polymerase recycling motor HelD, translated as MNGLDMTEQSWKDEQNRVNHVVEVIDKRIKGLEREVGSVRTDVVEMRRDFWDDVTINFSEADDVGETSTSLRQQSEVLSERERSHKHSFAALSKMKRLRQSPYFGRIDFAETGEPAEQIYLGIASLLDQDDQTFLVYDWRAPISNLYYDSTPGPASYKTPVGEIAGEMLLKRQFVIRDSQIKLMFDTGVTIGDELLQEVLGRSSDAQMKSIVATIQREQNRIIRNERSRMLIVQGAAGSGKTSAALQRVAYLLYKYREHLQADQVILFSPNPMFNSYVSTVLPELGEENMQQTTFQEYLEHRIGREFQLEDPFVQMEYVLSGESGQPGYDARIEAIRYKSSSLYIQAMNGYRNMLLAEGMLFRPLRFQGKEIVGREEISKRFYAYDSSITLANRCDLLREWLLKELADFSKREVNEPWVEEQMQLLDSEDYQIAYQRMRRQNRKKNRTFTDYEDEKLILARMVVSDRLKPLRKWVKALRFVDIKGLYAQLFANKSIMLQASGGDLPASWDEICRFTLDNLEKGELAYEDATPYLYLREQLLGFRSNGNIRHVFIDEAQDYSPFQLFFLKRLFPRARMTALGDLNQAIYAHGSILQQTSTLSQLYGQEETEQITLTQSYRSTRQIVDFTRQMVEGGERIVPFNRDGELPEIRIAGEQAALNAALSADLDQLKAEGYETIAIICKTAEESRLTYETLKKDHELKLIKKTTLSFEKGIHVIPAYLAKGVEFDAVLIYDASEERYRRESERKLFYTACTRAMHLLHVYSLGEPSPFIKAVKPEDYRTVELETSRVNG; from the coding sequence ATGAATGGTTTGGATATGACCGAGCAATCTTGGAAGGATGAACAAAACCGGGTTAATCATGTGGTAGAAGTGATCGATAAACGCATTAAAGGCTTGGAGCGCGAAGTCGGCAGTGTCCGGACCGACGTGGTGGAGATGCGGCGTGATTTCTGGGACGACGTAACGATCAACTTCAGTGAAGCCGATGATGTAGGCGAGACCTCGACCAGCCTCCGGCAGCAGTCAGAAGTGCTGTCCGAACGGGAGAGAAGCCATAAGCATTCCTTTGCGGCTTTGTCCAAGATGAAGCGGCTGCGCCAATCTCCTTATTTTGGCCGAATCGACTTTGCTGAAACCGGTGAACCGGCGGAACAGATCTATCTAGGCATTGCATCACTGCTGGATCAAGATGATCAGACCTTTCTTGTTTATGACTGGCGGGCGCCGATTTCGAATCTGTATTATGACAGTACACCGGGCCCGGCATCTTATAAAACGCCCGTAGGGGAAATTGCAGGGGAAATGCTGCTCAAACGCCAGTTCGTTATTCGTGACTCTCAAATTAAATTAATGTTTGATACAGGCGTTACGATCGGAGATGAACTGCTGCAGGAAGTGCTGGGCAGAAGCTCTGACGCCCAAATGAAAAGCATCGTGGCTACGATTCAGAGAGAACAGAACCGCATCATCCGCAATGAACGAAGCCGGATGCTTATTGTTCAGGGGGCGGCCGGCAGCGGCAAAACCTCGGCTGCGCTGCAGCGGGTGGCCTATCTGCTGTACAAGTACCGGGAGCATCTGCAGGCAGATCAGGTGATTTTGTTCTCGCCCAATCCGATGTTTAACAGTTATGTATCTACCGTGCTTCCGGAGCTTGGCGAGGAGAACATGCAGCAGACCACTTTCCAGGAGTATCTGGAGCATAGAATCGGCCGGGAATTCCAGCTGGAGGATCCGTTTGTACAAATGGAATATGTTCTTTCCGGGGAAAGCGGGCAACCGGGATATGACGCCAGAATCGAAGCGATTCGTTATAAATCTTCGTCTCTGTACATTCAAGCCATGAACGGTTATCGGAACATGCTTCTAGCCGAAGGCATGCTGTTCAGACCGCTCCGGTTTCAAGGGAAAGAAATTGTGGGCAGGGAGGAGATCAGCAAAAGGTTCTATGCCTATGATTCGAGCATTACTCTGGCGAACCGCTGCGATCTGCTGCGTGAATGGCTGCTTAAGGAATTGGCCGATTTCAGCAAACGCGAAGTGAACGAGCCTTGGGTAGAAGAACAGATGCAGCTGCTGGACAGTGAGGATTATCAGATCGCTTATCAGCGTATGCGCCGGCAAAACCGCAAGAAAAACCGTACGTTCACCGATTATGAGGACGAAAAGCTGATTTTGGCCCGAATGGTGGTCAGTGATCGTCTGAAACCGCTGCGAAAATGGGTAAAAGCGCTGCGGTTTGTGGATATTAAAGGGCTGTATGCCCAGCTGTTTGCAAACAAATCCATCATGCTGCAGGCGAGCGGCGGCGATCTGCCGGCTTCCTGGGACGAAATCTGCCGGTTCACGCTGGACAACTTGGAGAAAGGCGAGCTGGCCTACGAAGACGCAACGCCTTATCTCTATTTACGAGAGCAGCTGCTGGGCTTCCGTTCCAATGGCAATATTCGTCATGTATTTATAGATGAAGCGCAGGATTATTCGCCGTTTCAGCTGTTTTTCCTGAAAAGATTATTCCCTAGAGCACGCATGACAGCGCTCGGTGATCTTAATCAGGCGATTTATGCCCATGGTTCCATCCTGCAGCAGACTTCCACTTTATCTCAGCTGTATGGACAAGAGGAAACCGAGCAGATCACACTCACCCAAAGCTATCGTTCGACTCGCCAAATCGTTGATTTCACCCGGCAGATGGTCGAAGGCGGGGAGCGGATTGTTCCGTTTAACCGGGACGGGGAGCTGCCTGAGATAAGAATTGCCGGAGAACAGGCAGCTTTAAATGCAGCCCTCTCGGCCGATCTTGACCAGCTGAAGGCTGAAGGGTATGAAACAATCGCCATTATCTGCAAAACGGCTGAGGAAAGCCGGCTCACGTATGAAACGCTGAAGAAGGATCATGAACTGAAGCTGATCAAGAAAACAACGCTGTCTTTTGAGAAAGGCATTCATGTCATTCCTGCTTATCTTGCTAAAGGCGTGGAGTTTGATGCCGTGCTGATTTATGATGCTTCCGAGGAGCGGTATCGCCGGGAATCGGAACGCAAGCTTTTTTATACAGCTTGTACAAGAGCCATGCATCTGCTCCATGTTTATAGCCTGGGCGAGCCGTCTCCTTTCATCAAGGCGGTTAAACCTGAGGATTACCGGACTGTGGAACTCGAAACGAGCCGTGTAAACGGGTAG